CGGTAAAAGAAAGGATCAGGCGCCGTACGACGCCGCGTCGCCGGGAATTATGCGCTATCGGCGCTCAAGCGCCAAGACGCGCGGCCCGCATGCCGCATCGACCACGGCGCCATCCCCGCCAAATGCTGCGGCGGGCACGCAAACCGCTGCCAGTTGCGGCGATGCCACACTTTTTGCATCGGCATATAACTTTTGCTGCTCAAACGATCAATTCAAGCGACAATCCGTTCCGTCATCTCTGCGGTTTAGAAGGCCCAGAAGGGCACTCTCGAGGTCGGATGGGTTGAACCATCTGATTGGACGATTGAGGAGCCCTAACGATGACAGCTTAGCTCGTCGCAGATGCGAGCCGGCACAGAGGAAAGCTACGGGGATTGACGAGCCCGCTCGGTGAGCGGGCTTTTTTTTGTCCGCGTTTTTGCGAGCGGCGTCGGGTTCCTCGACCGGGTTCGTCCACCTTTACCGGGACATCGTCATGCGATTCGTCATACTTATTGCCCGGCGTCTTGCCCCGCTTCTCGTCTGTCCGGTCATCTATGTCTGCGCGGCTTTTTCGGCCGCACAGGCACAGACGCCGGCCATCCAGGCGCGCATCGAAGCCCCGGGCGATGCGCCGCTGGTACGCCTGCGCTGGCCCGCCACCTCGCTGGCGCGCGCCGCCACCGGCCGGCTCGTCGCGCTCGACGATGCCGCCGGCACGCCCCTTTCCTTCGGTTTCGTCGTCGCGCCGGAAGACCAGGGCCATACGGTGCGCCCGATGTGGCTGATCGTTCGTCTCCAGGGCGCCGTTCCGTACCGGCTCAGCGTGAGCCGTGACGGCTTGTCTGGCCGGTACCGCGACGACCCGGATGCCCTGTCCGGGCATCGGCTGCCGCCGCTCGGGGAGCTTCCCGTGGCAACGGTACCCGCCGATGCCTGGGGACCGATCGTCGCGGTACTCGAGGACGCGCAAGCGGCACAGCAATCCACCGATACACGCTGGCGCCGCTGGATCCTGGCGCTCGCGGTCTCGGGACTCATCGCGCTGGCGGCCCTCATCGCCTTCTTCGCACGCGGGCAGGCGCGCCGGGACGACGTGACGCGGCTCTGATCCTTGCGCCGGTGGCGTGGGCGGTGGCTCGCGGGCGCCGGCCGACATCGCTCATGTACACTTAGCCAGCGCCGGCCAAATCCGCGCGACGGCGCGCTTTCCCGGCGCTTTTCCGGCGCTTTCCCGGCGCTTTCCTTGAATTTTCCCGATCCATCGGCACCGGTCGGGCCGACCGTGCCGCACCGTTGCGCGGTGGCCGGGCCGGGCCCGCCACCAGGACCCGTCATGCGCTTTACCGATCCCGACATCATCGAACTGGGCGATGCCCGCAGCGCGCTCTGGGTCGCGCCCCGTGCCGGCGGACGTCTGCTTTGCTGGCGCCTCAACGGGCACGACGTCATTTATTGGCCCACGCAATTCGATCTGAGCGCACCCGCGCGGATCCGGGGCGGCAACCCCCTGCTGTTTCCCTTCATCGGGCGGCATCGTGTCGGCGCGACCCCCAATCAATGGCAGGACGCAGCAGGCGCGGTGCATGCGTTGCCGCAGCACGGTTTCGCCCGCGACCTGCCGTTCGACGCCACCGTCAGCGCCGACCGGCAGGCCGTCGAGATGACGCTGACGAGCGATGCGCGAACCCACGCCGGCTACCCGTTCGACTTCACGTTCAGCGCCCATTACCGTCTCGACGGCAACGCCCTCACGGTCACGCTGGAAACCCGCAATACCGGCGACGTACCCTTGCCGTATTACGCCGGACATCATTTCTATTTCGCCCTGCCCCATGGATTGCGTACCGCGAGCCGCCTGACGCTGCCGCCCACGCTGCGGTGCGCGCAACGCAGCGACGGGTCGATTTCCGAACCTGTCGCGGAAAACGCCGTCTACTACCCGGGCGATCCACAGATA
This region of Robbsia betulipollinis genomic DNA includes:
- a CDS encoding aldose epimerase — encoded protein: MRFTDPDIIELGDARSALWVAPRAGGRLLCWRLNGHDVIYWPTQFDLSAPARIRGGNPLLFPFIGRHRVGATPNQWQDAAGAVHALPQHGFARDLPFDATVSADRQAVEMTLTSDARTHAGYPFDFTFSAHYRLDGNALTVTLETRNTGDVPLPYYAGHHFYFALPHGLRTASRLTLPPTLRCAQRSDGSISEPVAENAVYYPGDPQIQDQLHLLRQDAPQGTVTLEIPPLGRRIAIELATQPAAASSHVPWYAVTTWTESDTSDFYCVEPWLGLPNAIHHGQGLRWIPAGGIERASCTIVVTDDAVATAPSASLVPAT